In one Nocardioides sp. NBC_00368 genomic region, the following are encoded:
- the kstD gene encoding 3-oxosteroid 1-dehydrogenase, which translates to MGQSDEETYDVVVVGAGGAGMTAALAAARRHGLETVVIEKSAYFGGSTSRSGGGVWIPRNHALAAAHQKDSPEAASLYLESIVGDVVPAERRETFLDRGPEVLSFVCEKTPVRFNWVPDYADYHPEAPGGRGAGRSVEPAPLDARIIGSELDRLHPPYTKSPANMVVTQADFRKISLGMRTIRGPITMVKIAVARILAGLLGRKMYAMGAALAIGLRKGLIDAGVEVRYQTELVGLVTENGRVVGVEVRRDESGPTTVIRARRGVILGSGGFERNLEMREKYLPAPTSVEWTTGAFSNTGGGILAGIAAGADTDLMDESWWGPTIPFPGRPWFALAERNLPGSIIVNGAGKRFMNEALPYVEAVHEIYKGQAEFISGGGVSHVPAWLVFDQRYRNRYIFAGLGPGQPFPGRWLKSGVVVKASSVEALAEKIEVPVDGLSETLARFNGFAESGVDEDFHRGESTYDKYYSDPTVKPNCSLNVIDQAPFYAVKMAPGDLGTKGGLVTDKRARVLRPDGSAIEGLYAAGNVSAAVMGRTYAGPGATIGPALVFGYLAAEDCALKTVSPEEGN; encoded by the coding sequence ATGGGACAGAGCGACGAGGAGACCTACGACGTCGTGGTGGTGGGCGCCGGAGGCGCCGGCATGACCGCCGCGCTCGCGGCCGCCCGCCGTCACGGGCTCGAGACCGTCGTCATCGAGAAGAGCGCCTACTTCGGCGGATCGACGTCCCGCTCGGGCGGCGGGGTCTGGATCCCGCGCAACCACGCCCTCGCGGCCGCCCACCAGAAGGACTCCCCCGAGGCCGCCAGCCTCTACCTGGAGTCGATCGTGGGCGACGTCGTCCCGGCCGAGCGCCGCGAGACCTTCCTCGACCGCGGCCCGGAGGTGCTCTCGTTCGTCTGCGAGAAGACGCCGGTGCGGTTCAACTGGGTGCCCGACTACGCCGACTACCACCCCGAGGCACCCGGCGGTCGCGGCGCCGGCCGCTCCGTCGAGCCCGCCCCGCTCGACGCGCGGATCATCGGCTCCGAGCTCGACCGGCTGCACCCGCCCTACACGAAGTCGCCGGCCAACATGGTGGTCACCCAGGCCGACTTCCGGAAGATCAGCCTCGGCATGCGCACGATCCGCGGCCCGATCACGATGGTCAAGATCGCGGTCGCGCGGATCCTCGCGGGCCTGCTCGGCAGGAAGATGTACGCCATGGGCGCAGCCCTCGCGATCGGGCTGCGCAAAGGGCTGATCGACGCCGGCGTCGAGGTCCGCTACCAGACCGAGCTGGTCGGCCTGGTCACCGAGAACGGCCGCGTCGTGGGTGTCGAGGTACGCCGCGACGAGTCCGGCCCGACCACGGTGATCCGGGCACGGCGGGGCGTGATCCTCGGCTCAGGGGGCTTCGAGCGCAACCTGGAGATGCGGGAGAAGTACCTGCCCGCACCGACCTCGGTCGAGTGGACCACCGGCGCCTTCTCCAACACCGGCGGCGGGATCCTGGCCGGGATCGCGGCCGGCGCGGACACCGATCTGATGGACGAGTCCTGGTGGGGACCGACGATCCCGTTCCCGGGACGGCCGTGGTTCGCGCTCGCCGAGCGCAACCTGCCGGGGTCGATCATCGTCAACGGCGCGGGCAAGCGGTTCATGAACGAGGCGCTCCCCTACGTCGAGGCGGTCCACGAGATCTACAAGGGGCAGGCTGAGTTCATTTCTGGGGGAGGCGTCTCGCACGTTCCCGCCTGGCTGGTCTTCGACCAGCGCTACCGCAACCGCTACATCTTCGCCGGGCTCGGCCCGGGCCAGCCGTTCCCGGGGCGCTGGCTCAAGAGCGGGGTCGTCGTGAAGGCTTCTTCCGTCGAAGCGCTCGCGGAGAAGATCGAGGTGCCCGTCGACGGGCTCAGCGAGACTCTTGCCCGCTTCAACGGCTTCGCCGAGTCGGGCGTCGACGAGGACTTCCACCGCGGCGAGTCGACCTACGACAAGTACTACTCCGACCCCACCGTGAAGCCGAACTGCTCCCTCAACGTCATCGACCAGGCGCCGTTCTACGCGGTCAAGATGGCCCCCGGCGACCTCGGCACCAAGGGCGGCCTGGTCACCGACAAACGCGCCCGGGTCCTGCGTCCCGACGGCTCCGCCATCGAGGGCCTGTACGCCGCCGGCAACGTCTCCGCCGCCGTCATGGGCCGCACCTACGCCGGCCCCGGCGCCACCATCGGGCCCGCCCTGGTCTTCGGCTACCTGGCCGCCGAGGACTGCGCTCTCAAGACTGTCTCACCCGAGGAGGGCAACTGA
- the hsaD gene encoding 4,5:9,10-diseco-3-hydroxy-5,9,17-trioxoandrosta-1(10),2-diene-4-oate hydrolase yields MTLAKDDVAHDVRIKTEAAGEISLRYYDLGAPQDDRLPLVMLHGGGPGASSWSNFGSALEGFAADFRTILVDQPGFGASDKPEVVGNYYRFAGDAVIALLDELNLKKVHLLGNSLGGGTAMRIALTYPDRVGRLVLMGPGGLSLNLFHADPTEGVQRLMDFSGDPTREALKAFISTMVVNQKLVTDELVEERFADATAPGAREAMASMGWSFYNPETAEDGMLWREAHQLKHHTLLTWGREDRVNPLDGAFPALKLIPKAQLHVFPRCGHWAQIEAADEFREIAVSFLKRHKERTAEEKR; encoded by the coding sequence ATGACGCTGGCCAAGGATGACGTCGCCCACGACGTCCGGATCAAGACCGAGGCGGCGGGGGAGATCTCGCTGCGCTACTACGATCTCGGTGCACCTCAGGACGACCGGCTGCCGCTGGTGATGCTTCACGGCGGGGGTCCCGGAGCCTCGTCGTGGTCCAACTTCGGATCGGCGCTGGAGGGCTTCGCGGCCGACTTCCGCACGATCCTGGTCGACCAGCCCGGTTTCGGGGCCTCCGACAAGCCGGAGGTGGTGGGCAACTACTACCGTTTCGCCGGCGACGCGGTGATCGCGCTGCTCGACGAGCTGAACCTGAAGAAGGTGCACCTGCTGGGCAACTCGCTCGGTGGTGGCACCGCGATGCGGATCGCACTGACCTACCCCGACCGGGTCGGGCGGCTGGTGCTGATGGGACCGGGCGGGCTCTCGCTCAACCTCTTCCACGCCGATCCCACCGAGGGCGTACAGCGCCTGATGGACTTCTCCGGCGACCCCACCCGCGAGGCCCTGAAGGCGTTCATCTCCACCATGGTCGTCAACCAGAAGCTGGTCACCGACGAGCTGGTCGAGGAGCGGTTCGCCGATGCGACCGCACCGGGCGCTCGCGAGGCGATGGCGTCGATGGGTTGGTCCTTCTACAACCCCGAGACCGCCGAGGACGGCATGCTCTGGCGCGAGGCGCACCAGCTCAAGCACCACACCCTGCTCACCTGGGGACGTGAGGATCGGGTGAACCCGCTCGACGGCGCGTTCCCTGCCCTGAAGCTGATTCCCAAGGCGCAGCTGCATGTCTTCCCGCGTTGTGGGCACTGGGCACAGATCGAGGCCGCCGACGAGTTCCGCGAGATCGCGGTCTCGTTCTTGAAGAGGCACAAGGAGCGTACTGCCGAGGAGAAGCGATGA
- the hsaA gene encoding 3-hydroxy-9,10-secoandrosta-1,3,5(10)-triene-9,17-dione monooxygenase oxygenase subunit has translation MSEPTQRPHKDAQTVRDGVQDLLPTIRERAEETERLRVVPESSVKELEEVGFFKLLQPARFGGLEADPVDFYTCVRDIASACGSTGWVSSVLGVHPWQIALFDDEAQQAVWGEDPDTRVSSSYAPMGKAALVDGGFRLSGRWSFSSGCAHATWVLLGGLVFNDEGQVVDFRTFLVPRERYEIVDVWNVVGLAGTGSNDIVVEDVFIPETFTLSMAETGRCKGPGQAVNTGDLYKLQFHSLFTTTITTPIIGMARGAYDEHVTMQRNRVRASYGEKASLDPFAAVRVATASSDIDAAWALLMSNIREQQAYVARGEKIPISQRLRIRRDQVLGTQRAIDAIDLLFEASGGRALANGTPLQRAWRDAHAGRVHAANDPERALQMYGASEFGHKVDPGMY, from the coding sequence GTGAGCGAACCGACACAGCGCCCCCACAAGGACGCGCAGACCGTCAGGGACGGGGTGCAGGACCTGCTGCCCACCATCAGGGAGCGCGCCGAGGAGACCGAGCGTCTCCGGGTGGTGCCGGAGTCGAGCGTGAAGGAGCTGGAGGAGGTCGGCTTCTTCAAGCTGCTGCAGCCGGCCCGGTTCGGCGGGCTCGAGGCCGACCCGGTGGACTTCTACACCTGCGTACGTGACATCGCCTCTGCCTGCGGCTCGACCGGCTGGGTCTCCAGCGTCCTGGGCGTGCACCCCTGGCAGATCGCGCTCTTCGACGACGAGGCGCAGCAGGCGGTCTGGGGCGAGGACCCCGACACCCGGGTCTCCTCCTCCTACGCCCCGATGGGCAAGGCGGCTCTCGTCGACGGCGGCTTCCGGCTCTCCGGACGCTGGTCGTTCTCCTCGGGCTGCGCGCACGCCACGTGGGTGCTGCTCGGCGGCCTCGTCTTCAACGACGAGGGCCAGGTGGTCGATTTCCGTACGTTCCTGGTGCCGCGCGAGCGCTACGAGATCGTCGACGTCTGGAACGTCGTAGGCCTGGCCGGCACCGGCTCCAACGACATCGTCGTCGAGGACGTCTTCATCCCGGAGACCTTCACGCTCTCGATGGCCGAGACCGGGCGGTGCAAGGGCCCGGGCCAGGCGGTCAACACCGGCGACCTCTACAAGCTGCAGTTCCACTCGCTGTTCACCACCACGATCACCACGCCGATCATCGGCATGGCCCGCGGCGCCTACGACGAGCACGTCACCATGCAGCGCAACCGGGTGCGCGCCTCCTACGGCGAGAAGGCATCGCTCGACCCGTTCGCCGCCGTGCGCGTGGCGACCGCGTCCTCCGACATCGACGCCGCCTGGGCGCTGCTGATGAGCAACATCCGCGAGCAGCAGGCCTACGTCGCGCGCGGCGAGAAGATCCCGATCTCCCAGCGGCTGCGGATCCGCCGTGACCAGGTCCTCGGTACGCAGCGGGCGATCGATGCGATCGACCTGCTCTTCGAGGCCTCCGGCGGCCGGGCTCTCGCCAACGGCACCCCGCTCCAGCGCGCCTGGCGCGATGCCCACGCCGGCCGTGTCCACGCCGCCAACGACCCCGAGCGGGCGCTGCAGATGTACGGCGCCTCGGAGTTCGGGCACAAGGTCGACCCGGGGATGTACTGA
- the hsaC gene encoding iron-dependent extradiol dioxygenase HsaC gives MSIDIKSMGYVRVTSTDLEAWRTFAEKVLGLVTAKGPNPEHLYYRIDEVSARLVIVPGEVDQLGCVGWEVADHTALAQAREHLEKSGVEVEEGTPDELAERRVQEMLRFRDPFDNVFELFHGITYERRPAVSPYGHTFVTGDQGMGHVVIPVSDDVEALEFYRDTLGFRLRDSMSMPGEFAGKEPGTKIWLRFLGINPRHHSLAFLPFPNDSKCVHIMLEVDKLDDVGRALERVKKYGAKLSATLGRHMNDEMVSFYVKSPGGFDIEFGTEGLQVDDQKWVARESTAVSYWGHDFGVGQ, from the coding sequence ATGAGCATCGACATCAAGTCCATGGGCTACGTACGCGTCACCAGCACCGACCTGGAGGCGTGGCGTACGTTCGCGGAGAAGGTCCTCGGACTGGTGACCGCCAAGGGGCCGAACCCGGAGCACCTCTACTACCGCATCGACGAGGTCTCGGCCCGGCTCGTGATCGTGCCGGGTGAGGTCGACCAGCTCGGCTGCGTCGGCTGGGAGGTCGCCGACCACACCGCGCTCGCGCAGGCCCGCGAGCACCTGGAGAAGTCCGGTGTCGAGGTGGAGGAGGGCACCCCCGACGAGCTCGCCGAGCGCCGGGTGCAGGAGATGCTGCGCTTCCGCGACCCCTTCGACAACGTCTTCGAGCTCTTCCACGGCATCACCTACGAGCGCCGCCCCGCGGTCTCGCCCTACGGCCACACCTTCGTGACCGGCGACCAGGGGATGGGCCACGTGGTGATCCCGGTCAGCGACGACGTCGAGGCGCTGGAGTTCTACCGCGACACCCTCGGGTTCCGGCTGCGCGACTCGATGAGCATGCCCGGCGAGTTCGCCGGCAAAGAGCCCGGCACCAAGATCTGGCTGCGCTTCCTCGGGATCAATCCGCGCCACCACTCGCTGGCGTTCCTGCCGTTCCCCAACGACTCCAAGTGCGTCCACATCATGCTCGAGGTCGACAAGCTCGACGACGTCGGCCGGGCGCTGGAGCGGGTCAAGAAGTACGGCGCCAAGCTCTCCGCGACGCTCGGGCGGCATATGAACGACGAGATGGTCTCCTTCTACGTGAAGTCGCCGGGCGGTTTCGACATCGAGTTCGGCACCGAGGGGCTCCAGGTCGACGACCAGAAGTGGGTCGCCCGGGAGTCCACGGCCGTCTCGTACTGGGGTCA
- a CDS encoding MaoC/PaaZ C-terminal domain-containing protein, which produces MPIDPTKAIGASLPSQSFSWTSSDVLLYHLAIGAGSRPGDATDPAVLRYTLDSDALTVLPSFGVVAPTFHVTEPPSLDLPGCDIDLASVLHGSQEIHVDGPIPTSGEAVVSTRIAEVWDKGKAAVIVQEGVATTPGGDPLWTVRSSIFVRGEGGFGGERGPSTSVAVPDRAPDAVAAYDVTEQQALLYRLCGDRNPLHADPAFAAKAGFPKPILHGLCSYGIVLREATGLLLDGDATRVAGFGARFAGIVFPGETISIEAWDEEPRILIRATISSTDLARDGAPVLADCYLEAAA; this is translated from the coding sequence ATGCCCATCGACCCCACCAAGGCCATCGGCGCCTCGCTGCCGTCGCAGTCGTTCTCGTGGACCTCGTCCGACGTGCTGCTCTACCACCTCGCCATCGGCGCCGGCTCGCGTCCGGGCGACGCGACCGACCCGGCCGTGCTGCGCTACACGCTGGACTCCGACGCGCTCACCGTGCTGCCGTCATTCGGGGTGGTCGCGCCGACCTTCCACGTGACCGAGCCGCCCTCGCTCGACCTGCCCGGCTGCGACATCGACCTGGCCTCGGTGCTCCACGGCTCCCAGGAGATCCACGTCGACGGGCCGATCCCCACCTCCGGCGAGGCCGTCGTCTCGACCCGGATCGCGGAGGTCTGGGACAAGGGCAAGGCCGCCGTCATCGTCCAGGAGGGCGTCGCCACGACTCCGGGCGGCGACCCGCTGTGGACGGTCAGGAGCTCGATCTTCGTACGCGGCGAGGGCGGCTTCGGGGGTGAGCGCGGGCCGTCGACGTCGGTGGCGGTTCCCGACCGCGCGCCCGATGCTGTGGCTGCGTACGACGTCACGGAGCAGCAGGCGCTGCTCTACCGGCTGTGCGGCGACCGCAACCCGCTGCACGCCGACCCCGCGTTCGCCGCGAAGGCGGGCTTCCCCAAGCCGATCCTGCACGGGCTCTGCTCCTACGGCATCGTGCTGCGCGAGGCGACCGGCCTGCTCCTGGACGGCGACGCGACCCGGGTCGCCGGGTTCGGCGCCAGGTTCGCCGGGATCGTCTTTCCCGGCGAGACGATCTCGATCGAGGCGTGGGACGAGGAGCCCAGAATCTTGATCCGAGCGACGATCTCGTCGACCGATCTGGCCCGCGACGGCGCCCCGGTCCTTGCCGACTGCTACCTGGAGGCGGCGGCATGA